A single genomic interval of Microbacterium galbinum harbors:
- a CDS encoding polysaccharide deacetylase family protein has translation MTTRGSRSRARRRRRGIWIGAVVAVAVVAGGAAAAFTWMNREPEPVPRVEATPIERPLTAAQQLVADSGDPNGCAVSFTGEGIALDMQVQSQGALYQYLPIPAQDGRVFAGWYATADDAAAQNVAARVNGADAVVCTDAEVELFGAWTTPEANTAADVQVPILMYHQFTPNPEGESGWLRGNYAYIGDFDAQMNHIATTGFYLPTWDELSAFIDGRLSLPARSVIITDDDADQTWFDLAVPVVDKYKLLSTSFMITAYRQDPPPSPYVLRRSHTHDMHQAGANGRGRMENWTADEIAADLNTSGDVLGVREVIAYPFGHYNDTAKQGVTQAGFEMARTIEPGYVEIGTDKLALPVVRIDYGMGLESLISRIG, from the coding sequence ATGACGACTCGGGGGAGCCGTTCGCGGGCACGGCGCAGACGCCGGGGGATCTGGATCGGCGCGGTCGTCGCCGTGGCGGTCGTGGCGGGTGGCGCCGCTGCCGCCTTCACGTGGATGAATCGCGAGCCGGAGCCTGTCCCGCGCGTCGAGGCGACGCCGATCGAGCGCCCGTTGACCGCGGCGCAGCAGCTCGTCGCCGACTCCGGTGATCCGAACGGGTGCGCCGTGTCGTTCACGGGCGAGGGCATCGCGCTCGACATGCAGGTGCAGTCGCAGGGCGCGCTCTACCAGTACCTGCCGATCCCGGCGCAGGATGGTCGCGTGTTCGCCGGGTGGTACGCCACGGCCGACGACGCGGCGGCCCAGAACGTCGCGGCGCGCGTCAACGGGGCGGACGCGGTCGTCTGCACGGATGCCGAGGTCGAGCTGTTCGGCGCGTGGACGACGCCCGAGGCGAACACGGCGGCCGATGTGCAGGTGCCGATCCTCATGTACCACCAGTTCACCCCGAACCCCGAGGGGGAGTCCGGGTGGCTGCGCGGCAACTACGCCTACATCGGCGACTTCGACGCGCAGATGAACCACATCGCGACGACCGGGTTCTACCTGCCCACGTGGGACGAGCTGAGCGCGTTCATCGATGGCCGGCTGTCGCTACCCGCGCGCTCCGTCATCATCACCGATGACGACGCCGACCAGACGTGGTTCGACCTCGCCGTGCCGGTCGTCGACAAGTACAAGCTGCTCTCGACGTCGTTCATGATCACCGCCTACCGGCAGGACCCGCCGCCGTCGCCGTACGTGCTGCGCCGCTCGCACACGCACGACATGCACCAGGCCGGTGCCAACGGTCGGGGCCGGATGGAGAACTGGACCGCCGACGAGATCGCCGCCGACCTCAACACCTCCGGCGACGTGCTGGGCGTGCGCGAGGTCATCGCCTACCCGTTCGGGCACTACAACGACACGGCGAAGCAGGGCGTGACGCAGGCCGGCTTCGAGATGGCGCGCACCATCGAGCCGGGTTACGTCGAG